GTTGGCTTTTGAAAAGCAGACATGCACATTTctcagtgtgctctgtgcatCTGCCCCAGCCTAGTCTACCCTCAGGGCAAAAGGTACAGCCTTTGCTTTGGCCAGTGTTCCAAGCAGAGGAGTCGCCTACAAAACTTTTGCAGTAAGTCCAGATAGGAGAACAGATATAGGGAAGGTGATGTGGAAAATGagatggaggaagaaagaaggaaaataaaacttgaaaggaaaggaagtgaaGAACTAGAAAAGGAGAGGacaaaaaggaaggaacagagctctctctctgtttcactGCTGGGAACAGTAATGAGTGTAAACATTTGCTGATGGCATATCTTTTATCACAGTAAGTCCCACAGCTTTAGGCATTTCCACAGCTCAATGGCAGTGACTAATGCCAAGGAGGCTGGCCGGCTCCTCCAAACCAGGAAAGTGAGACAATGAGCATGTAAGAGAATTGGCACACTGGGCTATTTAAACTTCCTCCCCAAAAGGTCAGTATTAAGTACTAAAAGAAACTTCTGCAGGCACAAGAGGGTTAAACAAGAACATTTGTCACATCCAGTTTTTCGTCTTGAGTGCTAACACAGAAAAAAGTCATCTGGAATATAAACCAGAAGGTCAGAAAACATGGAGGGTCAGGTTTCCCATGAAATTTCCCTGTGTTCTTTTCAAAATCACCTGTTAAATCTGCAGAACAactaaaaattgaaaaatacttcttttaaaaatatctttatctttctttttctcctacaTGCATTTACTGCTCCCTGGAATCACGGATGTGTGAATCAGAATGAGAGTACAACTGGATGAAATGCTCAAATTATTCATCCAGAAACTCATTTTCCAAAGGTACAAAAGCAGTCTTGAGAGATGCTACAGGAGAAAGCTCTCAAGAAGCATAAGGGaggaaactgaacaaaaaaaaaaacccaacacttcCATTTGAAGACATCAGAATTTCATTTGCTTAGGCCTGCAATGGCAGCTTTCTAGCAGCTTGAGGCTGATCCACGCCACAGGCActatcatgttttatttttcttatatggCTTACTCTTGTTCACACttaaattaatgagaaaaatcttatttcctCATGTTACAGTAGCAAGGAGCCAAGACACAGAAATGTATCTCAGACACTCACAGAGTTCTCGTTGAGTTTTACTTCATCTTGAAATAACAAGCCTCATCCTCAGACTAAGGGAAATACTACCAAGAATTTAATATCCAGTCTCACCCCTCTGGACCACCATTTCTCCTCTTGGTTTTCACATTTCTCAGCTCCATGAGACATAAATTATTCATGGAAAAACTGCCTCTCACAATGCAGTCCTTAGTACAATGGCACCCTTTTTCAACTGGGGCCTCTGGGCACTCATGCAATACAAATAATCATGATGATAGCAACAATAATAACAGTCAGTCATGCTGTTCCCGCTGGGCATCCACTGCCAGTGTCTGTCCCACAGAGCTCAGATCACTGTACTTCACTGCAGGCTCCTACTCAGTGCCAGGGAACACTCTTGAATGAGGCTGCCTCATGCCTTCATAAGAAGAGAGAAACTTTCCAATTTACCtttcaggtttttgtttaaCTATAGCAGCTGTTGCCTAATATAAGAAAATCCCTCATTTTTATATCTAATTAGTTTAAGTAGATCCTATTATTCTGCCTTCTGTAATACTAATTATTACGCTAGCTGCATGCCTGCATGACTAACGAGTTACATTAAAGACAGGGAGTTCTGCaaccttcagaaagaaatacaagaagaGAATGATGCCAAAACAGGACACATCAGcatctttcaaataaaacaaaatcacagtcCTAACAAATCACTTGTTCTCCCCTTACACTTCTTCCAGCTACTCTTCAGAAGAAGGctattttttttgctgctcaAAGGCAAACTTGAGGGAGGGCACTATGGAAAAAGCTGATTGCCCACCCTGTAAAACAAAGTGGGTCACAAACAGCCAGTCCtctttttcagtgctgcacacaGTCTGAGCAACAAGTAGCTGCATATCAGGTGAGCAATTCATTCAGAAATTGTCACTGTGAGCTCCTTGCAACAACCAACAGCCAAGTCATTCTGCCAAAGTGCAGACAGTCTGCCCTGGCAATGCTGTTAGTCAGATGTCCTCTCTGCAGGTAGGAATCAAAGCTGTAGTGCCCAGAAACCACAtgttgcatttctgtttctggcAACGAAGTTGGTACAGGAATATATCTGCTCATTAACAAAAGCCCAGCTCTATGTTTTGACAGCAAGCTCTCCTAAGAAGACACATAGTAAGTTAATATCAAACACTGTCATAAATCCACTGAGATAACACCAAAATGAGACCTGAGTTAAATATGGTAGTTCAGACACCCTGAAGTAAATTGTCACATTCATATAACTgcagacaggggaaaaaagggagcaATTGCTGCTAGTAAAAACATGCAGCCAGGAGTTAACAGCTCCTAATTGAGCATGTGCACCTGCTACTGTAACTGTATGACCCTGAAAAATCATTTAACCTTTCTGACTTTcaataattattattgtttacATTGTACTTCCACAGCTCTATGGAGCTATAGTAGGATTACCTGATCATTTTCTGGAAATTCTTCCCATAAAGTTTCCTAGATAGAAAAAGTAATGTAGTACAGATTATTTATGTTGCTATTAACTCTTAAATAAAGCTCTTCAAACAACAGGAAATTAGTAAAATCACTGTAGGAGCTCATACACCACCACAGACAGGCAATGCTCTGATGTACTGCTACAGTCTAATGCTACACCTGATTCATTACAGAAAAGACATTGTAGCCATTATAATCTATTGCAAGTCTTGCCCTCTTCTGAACAGTCTTTAAAAACATGGGTAGTGGATAACACGGTCTTTAGATAACACTCCAGTTATTAAAGACAACAGTTGCATAAGCAGTATTAATGTTTGCGTGCTTTAGTAAAATTGTTTTCCTAAGTGTCCAGGTAAACTGCTTATCCTATTCAGTTTTATCTTTATCAAAGTTATAAGTTGTTCAAAGTACAGGAATTATGGGGAGAGAGAGACAGGAAAAATGAGAGTGACAGAAAGcctgagtgaaaaaaaaagaaagaaaactgaccaggctacccagaggagtaaaaataaattccttctcTCTCAGCAGTATAACCAAAATGTTTCCTGAATCCTGACAATATCccattcttttcctctctggcTGGCTGGAACCTGAACAATCAACAATCATGTTTGGGTGGCCGTGAAGTAGGCCAGATGGAGTTTGTCAGATGTGATTTCTACTCTTCTGTGCAAGCTGGccatcagagcagctgctcaACAAAAGTTCTTTTGCATCCATCAAGATAGTTTAGAGCGAACTTGAACATCCCTGGCACTTCAGACACTGATTAGAATATGCAGTCGTATGTATTAGAGGAGATGTGTCTGCTTCTGCCAAAATCCTGTGATAAAAATTATTGTTTCATCCTTTCCAGCCTTTGTGACAGGCTTACTCATAACTTCATTTGTGTACTAAATAAACAAACCCTGGTGTCTGGGATATCACTGTCACAGCACTGACAATCTCTCTGTCAAAACTGATACCATTCAAGAATGTACACCAGTTTTCACTATTTCAGTGCAGCAGCCCAAGACCAAGCTATTGTCATCCAATCCAAGAGCATCTCATCAAaactatggggaaaaaaaagaactcattAGAAATCCAGATAAAATTCAGATTCCTAATTCATCATCTGCTCTCcctcttgaaaaaaaattagaggTTCTCTAATAATTCTCCTCTTGCAAGCAGTGATTTCTAAGACTACAATCCATTCTTAGAGTCAgctgttcagaagaaaaacactgagacaGAGGAATTGCTAATaaggaaaacatacaaaagttaaaggaaaaaatatccagGAAGTTAGGTTATTTTCCAAACTTCAAAAGATTCAAAAAGCTTTTAAGGCTTTTCCATGAATGCTGGCTAATGATAAACCCATGAGAATTCTTAGATCAACATTTTATCAGTAATTCTAATGCTAATGAGAATATCCTGACTTAATTTAGCAGAAGTCTTCCTGCAGACCAAAGAACttcctcaaaacaaacaaacaaacaaaaaaacaaaaacaaacaaacaaaaaaaacaaaaaaaaaaacccatactTTTGTCAGTGAATCTGACAAACAACCcttcagatttttctgtatgtatatatatacatttgtcTGTTGAACATCACTCAAACTCCCTGAAAACAGCACTCAACTTCTAAAGTAGTTTGGtgagaggagagaaaaacaggatTTATGCTACCAGCATCGCTTTGCTACATTCACGAGctgaaaagcaacaacagataatgctgttttctttttcagcaaaaTCTGTAGAGGACAGGCTTGAAACGCTGTATACATACAGTCGCTTCATCTCAGAAATTATTtagtaataataaaaggaatttGGGCAAGtccattagaaaacatttttagcaTGGACAGATTCTTATACAGCAAAATACTTACGTCAGAAATTTTAGTTTTAACAGCAGACAAATTACAGTAAATAACAAAAGACACATTAAGCTGCAATTGATTGGAGAAGCTAAATGGAGGCTTTTACTTACCATAGTAATAACACtaaatcacaagaaaaaaaaagcagtgcaaTGGAGAGGTTGCAAATACAAcctaataaaaggaaaaaaatcagggCACGGGAAAGAGGGCTAGTCAGGAAAATTATTAAAGCAAATCTTCTTTCTGAATATACTGCTacttttcagtgaaataatatCAGTCATCTCGCATCCAATTCTGGTATTCCCAGCCTACCAATGTCATAGATGTTCTCAATGATGAAGTTCTTGAAGCCTGCACTAATCCAAAACGTAACAGTTTAGCAGtagaacagatttctttcatcTATGGGACCCTCACTTACAATTCTGCTGTCAATGCCCACAAATGCTGTGGAACCACTGCCTTTCTACTCCAGAAAATCACAGTGGCAACTGatggcagctgagcagcatttACAGGTTTAGCAGCATATGAATACAGACTTCGAACAACACTATACCTCAAGAAAAAGATTGCTGCTTCCAAATAATGTATTATATGCTTTCTTCGCTTGTAGTCCTGAGTTGCTCATGTGAAGCTACGGAAGAAAAGGGAGCCTAATACGTATCTGTAGCCCATTTCAAGTGCTCAAGCAGTACCTAGATCTTATTTATTGGTTCTGAAGAATTAAATTTATTCTATTCTAACTATAGCTTGcatacagtttattttttcctttatcgAGATACAGATAGGGTCTTACCTCCAGCCTGGAATTTCCCTCACCTCAGGAAGCAAAACgaaatattcttcatttcagcACTCAGAGTTTAACTCAGTAATGAAGTTCAGTAGGGCACAACATTTTATACAGTATTCAACTGCTTGACCTAATTTCTTCCTCTAGTTCCCCCTACTGCTCTCAACACACTGACCAGTGCAGTTCCTAGGCAGTCATACACACTGATCTGCAATATGGACTACTTCTCTTCAGCTCAGGGCTCAGGCACACTGCAAGTGTTTGACTTCTAGACTTGCTGCTTCTCCTAATGCCAACAGAATATGAACGAGCAAGTGGTTCATAGGAAGACGCTGTAAGATTTCTAATACaagacaggaaagcagaatttctgcCCACATTTATTATGATCACAAATCTACACTTGTACCTATTTCAAATTAATGAAGTCAGGTTCCCTGTTTAACTAGCAGCATACAACTATCTTGCTGCAGGTGGTCACAATCCAACTTTCAGGATTAGAGAAACTCCAATGCAGAAATTACACTTGCTCTACTAGGAcactgtttctctctcttccagcAGCCATCAGTAGAGCCCACTGACTTCACATAGGTAGGACTAGGCAGAATGCTGGGGGTGGCTCAAGCAACAAAGCCCTTCTGGCAGCACAAGAAGAAACTTTATTCAATAAACTCCCAAATGCACAGAAATttgcaaaagaataaaataataaaatagtaaagaaaTCAAATCTTTCCCTTCTAACTAATAAGCAATAAAATTACACAGCTTCAAGCCCTTGTTGCATTTATTCCTACTTTTATTCCTCCTCATCCACTTCCACGCCCAAATGAAGATGTTTATTGCTGCTAACTCAACCAAGTCAGCTGGTTTCCGGAGATCCAGTTGTATGCTTTCTGCTTCACAGCTTGCATTATCTACACAGGTTCTAGACTCAGCACTTATCTGGTAGCTCCACTGAAGGTGTGCAAGTTTGCACAGGCAGAGTGCTCCATAGATCACTGGTGCACCACTACCCACAATTGGAAAACTGCTCATCCATGTTCCACCTGACACCTCTaatcacatttatttctatAATTATCCAAATATTCAAAGCCTGGAAATTTTTTAACATAGTTTTCAGCAGCAAATGTCAGAATAATATAGCTTGTATCATTTACATAAAACAATATTACTTTGGTTGATTAAACAAGACCTCACAGCTTTAGCTTTCACTGAAAATCATCTTAAGCGCATAACATGTTATTCCAATGAAAGAGTATATTAAAAGGCCttaataactaaaaataaaatgtttgtctAAGAGAACTAGGAAACAAAACGAGCATATGCCTTCAGTTAAATAAGACAATAGGTGGACTCATCCCTGCTGTCTTTGAATAAAGAATATATAACCCAAAAGGTGCAGAACACCTGCATGCCCTCTTTTCAGCATGAAGTgagcaaaacatttcttgaacactaCGTGTCCAGAAGGAAAGTAGTTCCTTTTTCAACTCATCATTATTCAATACCAAGTGTCAATATGAAAGGTATGTTTATCTCAACAAGACATGTTCTTGCATGCTATTACTGGGATGTTCTCATTGACAAGTAAGTTATGCAACACATCTTTACTCCGATGGTCTACTGCACATCAACGAACTGGAGGCAACACATGTAGTCCTAATCTTCATTTCACCTCTTGTCTGTTACTTTTCATTTACTATACAATGCAGGAATATTGCCTGCCTGGGAGACAGGAGAGGCTATGAGAGTACAATATCCTGTTCCTACTGAAGCATGTGAGACAACACAATTCCAACAAACTAAATGAACTAGTATGCAGCTTTCAGCAAATTGAATTTACCTTGAGGTTTGGGTTTGGTAAGCTTCCCACAGGGCTTTGAGATTGTGACAGTCTTCTGGCAGTCAGCATTATGAAGAGCTCTCTTTAGATTCCCAGTTCGAGTTTTCAAAGCAGTATTCAAGTCACATTCTCCCCAGGCCTGGAACTGGTATTTACACTCTGCTGCAATGAGTAAATAAATggtaatttttaaaatagaaggattgagagtgaaaacaaaaatgttatcaCTTCAGTAGGAACGAGTAACATTATAACCACTTTCATCAAAGCCAGAGGGTGCTCCTAGACAAAAGGGTTGTGCAACTGGAGAAAAGAATCCCAGGAgaaattttttaaattgtcaATAcagaatgtaaataaaatgaaaatatattgaactattaagataaataaagaaaaaaagaaagagaaatgaaaactttgTTCAAGTTATGTATGATTGTTCCTCCATTTGTGTGATGACAAAGGTTAAGAGAGGAGGGTTGAATAGTTTCAAGAGAGTATGTGCAACCATGGTCTTGTCAAGGCTGAAAGTGCTGCACTGATTGCTTTGGAAAGGTCACACTGATGTCAAAGCCATACATATGTTGTTAGTTGCAACAAACTTGAAATTTGGAGGTAGATAGCACCTTATTTGCAGAGCTAAGAAAATATAGTCTTTCTTCATCATACttaagtaaagagaaaaaacagtccCTTGAAAGTGTGATGCTTACCTCCAAATTGCTTCTTCCAGTTGCAGGGAATCTTGCACTTCTGAGTCTTGGTGGTTTGTTTGCACTCTGCTCCAGTGCGAGTGCCCTCACGTGTCCCCAGGCCGCAGTCTCCATTGGTGGGCACACAGACACTCCACTGCCATTCCCCACAGTCAGACTTCTTGGCCTTTTTCTCTGGCAGAAGACAAGGAAGCAAACACAAGATAAATGGTCAGTACTCACAGCTGATAGAGAAATGTCTCTTCATTGAACAGCCACAGCGcctgagagagaaaataaggaagatgTCTGTAAAACAGCTTCACAAGCAAAAGATCTGGCATGCCATTCACAGTTCTGCAAACATGTCAACCTCTTCAGCTTTAACTCCAAAGCACGATCACTCAAAGTCAGTTCCACTACACCTAATAGCCAAGTCAAactctcatagaatcatagaattatcatagaatcactcaggttggaaaagaccttaaagatcatcaagtcaaacTGCAACCTAACCACACTACCCTAAAAGATATAAGATCTTAAGAAAAACACCATAAAATGCAATTcttaaaaaacatcaaaaatcaATCTGATAGATGTCAGTTTTCTACTCCATGCCTCTCTCTATTTCAGTGGGGTCTGAGTTCATCACTAGCAAAAAGAAATTACCATTGGATGTCTGGTTGTCTGTTTTCAGCACAGAGTCCATTTAGTCCTTTACTGGAAGATTTTAACTCTCATGGCACTGGTGTCGCAATTACATATAACACACAAAATGAGTAATGTGAGAACTACGCTTTCATTGTGATTCTCCCTAAGCCTAGTAGGAACCTACTCTCTGCAAATTTTAAGGAAAGATGTCTTGCAATACCTATTCTGTGATAAACTGAGGACTTAGTCTCTTCTTTCTCAAGCTGCCAGCTTTCATGAAAActaatttctatttttcaactgagcacaggaaaaaatgtcacTGCCACAAATACCTATCATGCATGTCAAAAGGTTAATGAATGCCTTGAATttcacaacaaaaccaaaagcattttgtattgTCCCACACATGCAGTCTGCCTCAGGGATTAACCCTGTATACTAGACCTTAccaggcttttctttctttccagcttcAGTGGTACTCACTGCTGCCAGAATGAAGACAAGcgccagcagagcagccatgAACATTCGACGTTGCTGTTGTTGATGTAGCATTCTGGggaaaaatgagataaaagaaaataggcTTGGTTAGATTGCAAAAGTTGGAATCCCATCAAAATGGCAGCTACAGCATTTTTAGGAAGCTGAGCTTCAGGGACAGAAGACACGTGCATGTCAAACACAATTATCTccttacaaaaaaatataaagatttttaacatttgttttccagtccCTGCACCAAATGCCTGATAATGTCACTGATGCTATGGATGGGTTTTGCCACAGAATAGTCAGTAATTATTGCTCTCTGTCAGAGAATCCAGACTTGTGATGGGCCCGGAACTTCTTTTATCTTTCATGACATCTGGCTGTGATTTATTGTGTACAGTTTCACATGCATTCCATCTTACCAATTAATACAAAGTAGAGAATCCAACACTGTCTACCTTGCAAGATTTCAAGTTCTTATTAAGCttacacaacacaacacaaaagaGCTTTGTTCGTGAAAACAACATGTATAGGTAAATATGATGTATATAATTGCCATTGCTATGTTCCTACCTATCATTTTCTTCCCCTACAGCTAGTGTCACTTTTTAATATCAATTAAGCTAATTTCCTGGAATGCAAAATGGGCACAGATGTAGGGCTTGAGTATGCAGAGACTATTCATAGCATTCTAATGAATCCAAAAACTGGATTTAGAAAACATATTccaatataaaaacaaaataaaactttttgtttAGTGGTGAAGCATCAGTTGTTAGCCAGACACCATGATGTAAATGGCTTACACACATActtccttttcactttgttGTAATTTGCATTAGCACATTTTGGTATCATTTACCTGAAAGCATGGCCACAACAGCTCTATATGTGAAAAcatcattctttccttttcccagagACATCTCTAGTAAGCAGCAGGTTCCAAGTTGGTGAAATAGATACAGCTTGGATGGAGCatttctccatcttctttttttcaaacCAAGGCCTGTGCTATGCCACAGCATAGGAGGGGGCATCAACAGTGCCACTATGGTGGCTTTGAAAACTAATCTGACACCACAGACATTTTAGAGGAAATATGAGTTCATTCAGCGAAGCATAGTAAATTTATGGGAGAAATAATTCTCACCATGAACTAAAGACAAAATGCATCAGAAATTTAATTTGGCACTTTTCAGTATTCCCTGCTGGCAAAAAATCTTGTTCAAAAGCAACATAATTGTAAATGACATGAACAACAGGAGTGGAATCCATTGCACAAGGACTTAAGTTTTTAAGTACACAGCTTTAATATCATGCTCGAAGccaaatgagaaaatgtaattgttttatttaagttaATTTCACATGAAAACTGCAAGATACCTGGCACTCAGATGCCTGAAGTAGCTGTTACTAACACCAGATTGgtttacttcagaaaataacaagTCCTATCACAAAGAAAGGACCGGGGAACTCAAACAGAGCCTGGACACATACTGATCCTTGACTTCAACTTTCTCCCTTCAGCCATTATTCCTTGGAGAAACTTCATCATCAGTAGCACTACATCTCACCTTTCATCCCATTTCCACTACAATTTCTCACTTCCTCTCTTCCAAATAAGCAACTCCCTAGTTGGAGTATTAACAGCTCATGTGGAAACGCATAGGAAAGGACAAACAGGTCTGTAATCTCAAGACCAATCAGATGATGAAGCAAGGTAGCACAGGGGCTTTGTACCACAGGATGCCACCACATGCCAGAGAGGCATGTGCCAGGGAGGCAAAGAGCTCCCTCCTACATCACTGCTGCTAGCCCCAGGGACTTCGGAAGTGGTAACACAAAACCTTTTATGCTGCAAGAAAAACCAAGAGTTGTAAATATCTTTTTATAGGGTAGATGCCTTCCCTATAGAGAGGCTATAGAGAGACATCCCAGAGACTAAAATTCGAATTTCATCAGTATTATTTTCCACAAAACTGGCAGGAAAAATACCTACTTTGTAGAGTCTGAAAAATTCCCCAAGCCTTATAAACAAAACCCTATGAAGCCCCAGTGTAGCATATTTGCCAAAGACTCCAGGTTCCTCTGCAACTGAAATCCTTGCCAATTTGTTTAAGGAAACACTGAACCCACAGATATGTGTATCTCTCTGGCAGAGAGACAGGCTGTTCCCTGAAGTGCCTTTGCTATTAATTACAAGGAAGTGGAAAATGGTGTTGAACAGAATGATGCCTCATTTCACactacacaaacacacagaatctGATGTAATGTGTGAGACTACAGCAAATTACATCATTGTTTTATACATGATAGATCAGCAAGGGCACATACGCCCATCAAATTACAAGTATCTCCTATGACCTATATATAGTATCTATTAAATATtaagtatttcttcaaaaagacagaaaatcacACTCATCGATAGTTATTCAAGATGAATCTTCCGTTCTTCTTGCAAATATTTCACTTGTGCATTAAAAGGATGAGGAGAAAAATCTGTCAATCTGtacttattttgaaaacatcatGTTCCACTGAAAATAGCTCCTTCTTATAtcaagcttttcctttttcattagaTTCTGTGTTAATATTTCCAATTCAACATTTGATTTAAAGAAGTTCCAAAAATTCTTCTAGCAAATTGATTCACTTTTGATGTTTTGATTTTCATAATGAAACTTCCATTTATACCAGTGGAAACTACAGACCCAGTGAAGGATCTGTAAGGGAAAGTACCTTCATTAAGGGGAAGTATTTCTAGAAATCTATACGACAGGCCCTAAACAGAACAAATAGCAAAATATAAGCAAATGGTAGTGATATATACAGACAATAGGAAGAGtcaaaattaaaagagaaagaaagaaatgagacatTTGGGGTAGAAGGAGCTGCAGAatcaagggaaagaaagggtAGAGAGAGTTCGGGACAGTTTAAATGATGACTTGGAACAAGatcagaaaaagagaataaataagaaatgacaCCACTAAAACCATGAAAAGAGCACTAAaacaagaatgagaaaagagaTAAA
The Coturnix japonica isolate 7356 chromosome 1, Coturnix japonica 2.1, whole genome shotgun sequence DNA segment above includes these coding regions:
- the PTN gene encoding pleiotrophin, with the protein product MLHQQQQRRMFMAALLALVFILAAVSTTEAGKKEKPEKKAKKSDCGEWQWSVCVPTNGDCGLGTREGTRTGAECKQTTKTQKCKIPCNWKKQFGAECKYQFQAWGECDLNTALKTRTGNLKRALHNADCQKTVTISKPCGKLTKPKPQESKKKKKEGKKQEKMLD